DNA from Bradyrhizobium japonicum USDA 6:
GCACGCATCGCGACGAGCTGATCGATCAGCGGCCGGTCGGATTCCCGCAGGCCGTCGCGGCTGTCGGCGAGCCGTTCAAAAACCCGTTCGGCCCGTGCCTTGAGGTCGGAGGCCCAGCGTTTGACGTGCGCGGGGCCGATTGGCTCCGGCGCGAGATTGTCGGGCTTGGCGGCGGCCAGCGCCACATGCAGCTCGGCAAGCCGCCGGCCGATCTGCGCCACGAAATGCAGATAGGGCGCCTGCTCCTGGGTCTCGCGGGGCGCTTCGCTCATCGGCGCCAGCCGCTGCTCATCGACGTAGCGGTCGAGATAGCCCGTGGTGACGGCCCAGCCGTCGCCCTGGTTCTCGACATAAGCGTGCAGGACGCCGATCGCGCTGCTTCGATCGCCCTCGATCAGCTCGACGCTGCCGAGCAGCGCGGGCGTATTGGCGAAGCGCGCCACCTCGGTGAGATAGCGGCCGATCTCGATCTCGGGATTGATGCCGCTTTCGAGTTGGCGATGAATTTTGGCGACGTACTGGTTGTCGACCAACGCCGTGCTGTTCGACTGCTCGATAGTGCGGATGCGTCCGGGCTCCTTGATGGTGTAATCGGCAAACCGGCTGGTCGCCTTGAATTCCAGCCGCAGATTGTTCTCATCCACCACCAGGTTCTGCGACAGGCCCCGCAGGAAAAGCCCGATGAAGATCTGCTCGGTTGCGACGTCGAGCAGCGTGCCTTCGCGCGCGCCCTGGCGCACGGCAGCGAGCGCCTTCGGGTTGAACCGCTCGCGGTCGAAGCGCACCCACTCGATCTGCATCGGCAGCACGTAGCGCGTGGTAACGTCGTTCTGCGTGGTCTCGAAGAACGCGATCCAGGGTCTGTTGTCGCCGATGTCGCTGAAAGGCACCGCCGAGGTCAGCGTGGCCTGGATGTGCTTGGGATTGTGCTCGGGATACCAGCGGGTCCGCGACAGGAAGCCCGGCAGCACGTCGCGCTCGAACACGCCGCGCTCGCGCGCGAGCGACACCCAGTTCGAATTGACCGGCACCACCAGCGTCTCGAACTCCGGCACCGCGCGCGGCGTCACCGGCTCGGATTTGTTGCGCTCGGTGAGCTGGAACCAGTAGAAGCCGTAGGGCCCCAGCGTGATCATGTAGGGCAGCTCGCCGATCGGCGGAAAACGCGTGCGTCCGAGCATCTCCTGCGGAATGCGGTCCTTCCACGGCGACAGGTCGAGCTCGGTCGCCTGGGCTGCGCGCGAGAGGTTGGCGACGCACAGGATCACCTCGTCGTTGTACTGCCGGACATAGGCCAGCACGGCGCGGTTGGCCGGGCGGATGAAGGTCATGGTGCCGCGGCCGAAGGCGAGGGTCGATTTGCGCACCGAGATCAGGCGCTTGGTGGCGCTGAGCAGCGAGGACAGGCTGCGCGACTGCGCCTCCACGTTCACCGACTCGTAGCCGTAGACGGGGTCCATGATCAGTGGCGCGTAGAGGCGGGCGGGATCGCAGCGGGAGAAGCCGCCATTGCGGTCCGGGCTCCACTGCATCGGCGTGCGCACGCCGTTGCGGTCGCCGAGATAGATGTTGTCGCCCATGCCGATCTCGTCGCCGTAATAGATGATCGGCGTGCCCGGGAATGACAGCAGCAGCGAGTTCATCAGCTCGATCTTGCGGCGGTCATTGTCCATCAGCGGCGCCAGCCGCCGGCGGATGCCGACATTGATGCGGGCGCGGGGATCGTTGGCGTAGGTGGTCCAGAGATAGTCGCGTTCGACGTCGGTGACCATCTCCAGCGTCAGCTCGTCATGGTTGCGCAGGAACAGCGCCCATTGGCAGCTCGCGGGAATGTCCGGCGTCTGGCGCAGGATGTCGGTGATCGGAAAGCGGTCTTCCTGCGCGATCGCCATGTAGATGCGCGGCATCAGCGGGAAGTGGTAGGCCATGTGGCACTCGTCGCCGCGGCCGAAATATTCCTGCACGTCCTCCGGCCATTGATTGGCCTCGGCCAGCAGCAGCTTGCCCTTGGAGTAGGAGTCCAGTTCCTGGCGCAGGCGCTTGATGATCGCATGCGTCTCCGGGAGGTTCTCGTTCGAAGTGCCCTCGCGCTCGCAGAGATAGGGAATGGCGTCGAGCCGGAAGCCGTCGACGCCGGCATCCAGCCAGCGCTTCATCACCTGGATCAGCGCGCTGACCACGCGCGGATTGTCGAAATTGAGGTCCGGCTGGTGCGAGAAGAAGCGGTGCCAGTAGAACGCCCCGGCCTCGGGGTCCCAGGTCCAGTTCGATTTCTCGGTGTCGGTGAAGATGATCCGCGTGCCCTGGTATTTCTGGTCGGTGTCGCTCCAGACATACCAGTTGCGGGCGCTCGAGCCCGGATGGCTGCGGCGCGCGCGCTTGAACCATTTGTGCTGGTCGGAGGTGTGATTGACGACGAGCTCGGTGATGACGCGCAGGCCGCGCTTCTGCGCTTCCTGGATGAAGCGCTTGAAGTCCTTCATCGTCCCGAAATCGGGATTGACCGAGCCGTAGTCGGCGATGTCGTAGCCGTCGTCGCGCCCGGGCGATGGATAGAACGGTAGCAGCCACAGCGCGGTGACGCCAAGCTCCTGGAGATAGGGCAGCTTCTCGGTCAGTCCGGCGAAATCGCCGATGCCGTCATGGTTGCTGTCGGCAAACGCCTTGACGTGGAGCTGGTAGATGATGGCGTCCTTGTACCAGAGTTCATCCACGATCTCGGCTGCCTCGGCTCTTTGGGTCTCGACGGAAGACAAAACATTCATGGCGTGATCCTTACGCCAGGCAGCGGAACAGCAGCGCCGGGTCGCGGTCGGGGTCGATACGTAATTTGATCCCGCCCCATTCGATGCGGGACTGTTCGCCTGTGATGAGATTTTCGAGTGCGGTGACGTGGCGGCGTGCGCCGCCGGCGTCGATGGTGAGGTCGCCCAGCGGCAACCAGACTTCGCGCACATGGCCCGAGAGGGCGATGACCGCGACGACGGCGTTGGCTGGATCGGCCGCCTCCTTGGCAAAGGCGATCGTCTCGCCGTCCTCGACGCCGAGGAAGCGCAAATTCTCCGTTTGCTGAAGTGCGGCGTTATCGTTGCGGATGCGATTGAGCGCGGCGATGTAGGGCTTGATGTTGCCGGGCCGGTCCCAGTCGCGCGGCTTGATCTGGTATTTCTCGGAATCGAGATATTCTTCGCGGCCGGGAATTGCGTCATGCTCCAGCAGCTCGAACCCGCTGTAGATGCCATAGCTGCCGGACAGCGTCGCGGCCAGCGCGACACGCGACCTGAACGCCCAGGGCTCGCCGCCCTGGAGATGATAGGGCAGCAGATCGGGCGTGCTCACGAACAGATTCGCCCGATAGAAATCGCGCTCGGGATAGCGCGTCAGCTCGCCCAGATATTGCTCCAGCTCCCACTTGGCCGTGCGCCAGGGGAAATAGCTGAAGGACTGTGCAAAGCCGAGCTTGGCGAGGCCCTGCATCAGCTTCGGCCGCGCAAAGGTCTTGGAGAACAGGATCACCTCGGGATGACGGCGGCGGATGTCGCTGATCAGCCACTCCCAGAACGGAAGCGGCGCGGTGTCGTGATTGTCGATGGCGAAGATGGTGACGCCGTGGTCGATCCAGAAGAGCATGGCATCGCGAAACGCGTTCCACAGCCCGGCCCTGTCGACGGAGGCGAAATCGGGGATGACGATGTCCGAATAGGGATCATCTGCCGTCCGCACCGCACGATTCGGCCGCCATTTGAACCATTCCGGATGCTGCGTCAGCCAGGGATGGTCCGGCGAGCATTGCACGGCGAAGTCGAGCGCGAGCTCGAGGCCGTATTCGAGACAGGTCGCGACCAGCGCGCGGAAATCCTCGATCGTGCCGAGCTCGGGATGCAGTGCATCGTGCCCGCCCTCGGCCGTGCCGATCGCATAGGGCGAGCCGGGATCGCCTTCGGTCGCCACCGGCGCATTGTTGCGGCCCTTGCGGCGGGTGCGGCCAATGGGGTGGATGGGCGTGAAGTAGAGCACGTCAAAGCCCATCGCGGCGATGTCGGGCACGCGCGCGATGCAGTCGCGCAGCGTGCCATGCCGGCCGGGGCTCTGGCTCTGGCTGCGCGGCATCATCTGATACCAGGCGCCGAAGCGTGCCTTGTCGCGGTCGACGATCAGCGGGAAGTTCTGCGAGCGGGTCAGGTCGGGCCGCGACTGGCTCTCGGCCATGGCTGCGCCGAGATCGGCTGCAAGCAGCGAGCCGACGTCGCCGGTCTGCAGATAATCCTCGCATTGCTTCACGATGACCGCCGCGGCGTCCTGCCGGGCGCCATGCGCCTTGGTCAGGAGGCCGGCGCCCTCGATCGCGTCGAGGCTGACGTCCGCGCCGGCACGCCGTTTGCGCACAACGCCGCGCGACCAGGTGGCGAACTCGTCGGTCCATGCTTCGATCGCATAGACATATTGGCCGGGCTCGACGGGGGTGAACGCGCCGGACCAGCGGTCATTGCCGTGATGGATCATCGGCTCGCTCCGCCATTCCCGGTCCTGTTCTCCTCGCCAGATCAGCGCGGCACCGATCACCGCGTGGCCGTCGCGATAAATGTCGGCCCAGACGTCGACCCGTTCGCCTGCAATACGCTTCACGGCGAAACGGCCGCCGTCGATCGAGGGATAGATATCTTCGATAAGGAAAGCGCCGCCGGCTGCGGCACTCTCGACAGTTTGAATTGTCTTGTTCACGGTGATGCCATTGACAAGAAAGCAGGAGCCCGTTTCCCTTGTCGGGAACCTACGCTTGATACCAATATAGAAAGCCGCTTGTGTGTCATTGGTTCCCTTGGGAACGGCAGGCACGGTTTGCGAGTTACCCCTGACTAACCTCTTCCACGACCTCGTTAAAATCCATGCCCCCGGCCGGATGACGGCCTGCAAGCTGCGTGCCGAATGGATCTTTTAGCTCAAGCCCGGATCAAGGGCGTTCAGTCCGAATTCGTCGATGCCCTCGGAAAGCTGCGGGTCACCGATCCCGTGGCCCTCAAATCCATCCTCGAGGCCCTGCCGGAGAAGCGGGTTTACCGCTTCGTCGGCGGGCCCGTGGTGGTGCGCGCCCTGGGACATCCGCGCACCGAATTGACGACAATCGGCGCGCCGCCGCTGCAATGGACATTGCGCGCAAACGGCAATGTGATCGCGCAAGGCGAGACGCGCGAACCCGTGATCGCCTGGCCCGCCAGCCTGCCGCTCGGTTATCACCGGTTGACGCTGACCGATGCCAAGGGTGTTGCGGAAGAGGTGCCGATGATCGTGGCGCCCGAACGCGCCTTCGGCGGCGATTTCGCCCGCGGCTGGCTGCTTGCCGTGCAGCTCTACAGCGTCCGCTCGGACCGCAATTGGGGCATTGGCGATTTCACCGACCTCGCCGATCTCGTCCGGCTCGCCAGGCAGCTCGGCGCCGATGGCGTCGGGCTCAATCCGCTGCATGTCCTGTTCGACAACCATCCCGCCGATTGCAGCCCCTATTCGCCGAACAGCCGGCTGTTTCTCAATCCGCTCTATATCGACGTCGAGGCGATCCCGGAATTTTCCGTCGACCTCGTCCCCGACGCGGCCGCGACCGCCGCGCGGCTGCGCGAAGGCGATCGTGTGCCCTATGCGGACATGGCGGCGTTGAAATGGCTCGGCCTGCGCGCCGCCTACAACAGTTTCGTGACGAGTGCGAGCGAGGCGCGCCGCAAGGAATTCGACGCCTTCCGCGCCGACCGGGCGCCGCTGTTGTCCCGCTTTGCCTGCTTTGAGGTGCTGCGGCATCGCTTCGCCGGGCCTTGGTGGGAGTGGCCGCAAGAGTGGCAGCAGCCGGATGAAGCCAAATGCGCCGAGCTCCGCAACGGTCCCGACAAGCGCGAGGTCGAGTTCGTCGAATTCGTGCAATGGACGGCCGATAGCCAATTGCATGCCGCCAAGGAATTGGCCGGCCAGCTCGGCATGCGCGTCGGGCTCTATCTCGACGTCGCCGTCGGCGTGCAGTCCAACGGCTTCGACGCCTGGAACGAGCAGATGGCGATTTCGCGCCATCTCGCCGTCGGCGCGCCGCCCGACGTGCTCAACACCGTCGGACAGGATTGGGGTCTTGCCGGCTTCAATGCCGGCGGTCTGGAGGCGCAATCCTTCGTGCCGTTCGCCGACATGCTGGCCGCCTCGATGCGCCATGCCGGCGCGATCCGGCTCGATCACGTGCTGGGCTTGAAACGGCTGTATCTGGTGCCGCGCGGCTTCAAGCCGGACAACGGTGCCTATGTGCAGATGCCGTTCGAAGCGCTGCTCGGCGCCGTGGTGCGCGAGAGCGCGGCGCACAAATGCATCGTGATCGGCGAGGACCTCGGCACCGTGCCGGAAGGTTTTCGCGAGACCATGCAGGATTTCGGCATCTGGTCCTACCTCGTCATGATGTTCGAGCGCGACGATGCCGGCCGTTTCCGCAATGCCGACCATTACCGGCCCAACGCGCTGGTCACGCTGAACACGCATGATCTGTGCACCTATGCCGGCTGGCGCTCCTTCAGCGATCTCAAGATGAAGCGCTCGCTCGGGCTCGACCCCGGCGAGAACGACCAGGCGCGCTGGGATGCGCTCGGCAGGCTCGACGAGATCCTGCGCCAGAACGGCATCAACGCCAACGATCTCTATTCGGTGCTCGCCTTCCTGTCGCGGACGCCGTCGCGACTTCTGGCGGTGTCGCTTGAGGATCTGCTCGGCGTGATTGACCAGCCCAACATTCCCGGTACGATCGATGAGCATCCGAACTGGCGCCAGCGCCTGCCGGTGGCGCTCGACAAGATCGCCGCCAAGGTCGATGCTACGGCCTTGAAGGCGGCGACGCGGGAACGCTCGTTGACCGGCGGGAGTTGAAACGGCGGATTTTCCGGGGCTCGTAACACATTGGCTCAGAGGATCGAGGACTATGCGCTGATCGGCGATTGCGAGACCGCAGCGCTGGTCGGGCGCGACGGCTCGATCGACTGGCTGTGCTGGCCGGCCTTCGATTCCGATGCCTGCTTTGCCGCGATCCTCGGCACGCACAAGAACGGCCGCTGGCTGATCGCGCCAGGCGAAGACATCACCGGTATCTCGCGCCGCTATCTCGGCAACACCCTCATCCTCGAAACGCGCTTCGAGACCAGGAGCGGCGCCGTGGCGCTGATCGACTTCATGCCGCCGCGCGGCAAGGCCTCCGACATCGTGCGGCTGGTCCGCGGCCTCACGGGCACGGTGAAGATGCGGATGGAGCTCGTCATCCGCTTCGGCTTCGGCGTCGACATTCCCTGGGTGCGACGCATCGACCATTCGCTGCTGGCGGTCGCCGGCCAGGACATGACGGTGCTGCGCACCCCGGTGGAGACCCGCGGCGAGGATCTCACCACGGTCTCCGACTTCGACGTGAAGGCGGGCGAGACGGTGCCGTTCGTGCTGACCTACGGCCCCTCGCATCTCGATCCGCCGGCGCCGATCGATCCGGAGATCGCCTTCCAGGAGACCGAGAAATTCTGGAGCGAATGGTGCAGCCGCTGCACCCGCGACGGCGAATATCACGATCTGATCCTACGCTCGCTGATCACGCTGAAGGCGCTGACCTTCGCCCCGACCGGCGGCATCGTCGCGGCGCCCACCACCTCGTTGCCGGAGAAGCTCGGCGGCGCCAGGAATTGGGATTACCGCTTCTGCTGGCTGCGCGATGCGACCTTCACGCTGCTGGCGCTGATGAACTCGGGTTACACCGAGGAAGCATTGGCCTGGCACAATTGGCTGCTGCGCGCGGCGGCAGGCTCGCCGGCGAACATGCAGATCATGTACGGCATCTGGGGCCAGCGGCGTCTGCTGGAATGGGAAGCGGACTGGCTCGACGGCTATGAGGGCGCTCAGCCGGTGCGGGTCGGCAACGCCGCGCATGCGCAGCTCCAGCTCGACGTCTACGGCGAGCTGATCGACGCCTTCCACCAGTCCCGCATGGCCAAGCTCAAGCTCGACGACGAGACGACCTGGGCGCTGGAATGCGCCGTGCTCAACCATCTCGCCGAGGTCTGGGACCATCCCGATCACGGCATCTGGGAACGGCGCGGACAGCCGAGGCACTACGTCTTTTCCAAGGTGATGACCTGGGTCGCGTTCGACCGCGGCATCAAGAGCGCCGAGACCTTCGGCTTCAAGGCGCCGCTGCTGCACTGGCGCGCGTTGCGCGAAGCCATTCATCGCGACGTCTGCAACAGGGGATTTGACGCGGAGGAAAACGCCTTCGTCGAGTCCTACGGCACGAAACTGCTCGATGCCAGCGTGTTGCTGCTGCCGGCGGTCGGCTTCCTGCCGGCGCAAGACCCGCGCATCCGCGGCACCATCGCGGCCGTCGAACGGCACCTGATGCGCGACGGTTTCGTGCTGCGGCACGATCCGCGCGAAGTGTCCGAGGAGACGCAGCCGATCGAGGGCGCGTTCCTGGCGTGCAGCCTGTGGCTGGCCGATGCGCTCGTGCTGGCGGGCGATCTCGACAAGGCGCAAGCCTTGCTCGACCGCGTGGTCGGCATCGCGAACGACGTCGGCCTCCTGGCCGAAGAGTATGATTCAGGCGCCCGGCGCCAGACCGGCAATTTCCCGCAGGCCTTGACCCACATCGCGCTGATCAACACCGCGCACAATCTGTCGGCGGCGAGGCAGGAGAGCGAGAAGCCGGCGGTGCAGCGGTCGAAGTAGAGACGGCGTGGTCGAGGCCGCTTGCGCCCTAGACCCCGAGCCACTCCAGGCCGCAGGGAAGCTCGCCGGCGGCAAAGTCCACTTGGAGGACACGGCGATGCATCAGAGCGATCGCCGCGTCCGACGCATGGAGAACGGGTGTTGCATAGAGCCAGACGTCGCCGGGCTCGGCAAGGCATGCGACCGTGCCGCAATGCCGGACGACGTCCTTCACGTCCTCCTCAGGAATTCGGCCAAGCTTGTGCGATCCGGGTGCGATCAAGAGCGGTGCATTGCTGGCCGGGACCGGATCAATATGAACTCGCAGGGTCACCATGCCGGAGAGCAGCGTGAAGGGCGGTTCGACATGCTGCATGCCGCTCTTGACGCTCCATGTCTCGAAACCATCGACCGGGACGCGCGCCTTCACGGCGATGGTGCGATCCTGGTGCCAGCCCAGCGCCCAGTTCGTCGCAGCCGTCTTGTCGAACAGGATAGCCCTGACCGGGCGACAAGTGTCTCCAAGCACCGACGCGGCACAGCATCCGATATCTCCGCTCGCGGCAAGGAACGGCGCGAGACCCTCGACGTCTCTCAGCCTCAGCCCGGCGTGATCGGGCGGCAAATGGGACAGAACCGCCTCGAGCCGGTGCAATCGATCCGCGGTCAGTGCCTGCCGGAACAGCTGCGCACCATCGTCTCGAAAAGTCAGCTGCTCAAGTCCCAAGGTCACGCACCGATAGATTGATCGCTCAGCCCACCGCGTTCCGCTTCAAAATCACCTCCATCGCCTCCGCAAAGCCGTCCTGTTCGTTGGTCGCGGTGACGTGGGTGGCCTGGTCCTTGACGCTGTCGGTGGCATTGCCCATGGCGATCGAGGTGCCGCTGACGCGGAACATCGCAAGGTCGTTCTGCATGTCGCCGATGGTGGCGACCGCGTCGGTCGAAATACCAACGCGCTTGGCTATGGCCTGCACGAAGGTGCCCTTGTCGAAGCCGGGCGGCGTGATGTCGAGATAATAAGTCTGCGAGCGCACCGCGGTGGCCGCGCTGCCGAGCGCCTCCTGCATCGCCTTCTCGCAACGCTCCAGGCCGGCCGCATCGGCGCTGGCGCCGACGATCTTGCAGGCGCTGGTGAGATACGGCGCAAAATCCGTCACGATGGTCGGGGCGGAGCGGATCGTGTGCTCTTC
Protein-coding regions in this window:
- the treS gene encoding maltose alpha-D-glucosyltransferase, whose protein sequence is MNVLSSVETQRAEAAEIVDELWYKDAIIYQLHVKAFADSNHDGIGDFAGLTEKLPYLQELGVTALWLLPFYPSPGRDDGYDIADYGSVNPDFGTMKDFKRFIQEAQKRGLRVITELVVNHTSDQHKWFKRARRSHPGSSARNWYVWSDTDQKYQGTRIIFTDTEKSNWTWDPEAGAFYWHRFFSHQPDLNFDNPRVVSALIQVMKRWLDAGVDGFRLDAIPYLCEREGTSNENLPETHAIIKRLRQELDSYSKGKLLLAEANQWPEDVQEYFGRGDECHMAYHFPLMPRIYMAIAQEDRFPITDILRQTPDIPASCQWALFLRNHDELTLEMVTDVERDYLWTTYANDPRARINVGIRRRLAPLMDNDRRKIELMNSLLLSFPGTPIIYYGDEIGMGDNIYLGDRNGVRTPMQWSPDRNGGFSRCDPARLYAPLIMDPVYGYESVNVEAQSRSLSSLLSATKRLISVRKSTLAFGRGTMTFIRPANRAVLAYVRQYNDEVILCVANLSRAAQATELDLSPWKDRIPQEMLGRTRFPPIGELPYMITLGPYGFYWFQLTERNKSEPVTPRAVPEFETLVVPVNSNWVSLARERGVFERDVLPGFLSRTRWYPEHNPKHIQATLTSAVPFSDIGDNRPWIAFFETTQNDVTTRYVLPMQIEWVRFDRERFNPKALAAVRQGAREGTLLDVATEQIFIGLFLRGLSQNLVVDENNLRLEFKATSRFADYTIKEPGRIRTIEQSNSTALVDNQYVAKIHRQLESGINPEIEIGRYLTEVARFANTPALLGSVELIEGDRSSAIGVLHAYVENQGDGWAVTTGYLDRYVDEQRLAPMSEAPRETQEQAPYLHFVAQIGRRLAELHVALAAAKPDNLAPEPIGPAHVKRWASDLKARAERVFERLADSRDGLRESDRPLIDQLVAMRATLPDHLDALLPSGIAGLNIRHHGDFRLGQTLIVKDDIFIIDFDGNPHLALSDKRRKLPAARDVAGLIRSIELSVNAALSRALTGASDEQDRLATALGEWRERAAATFLNAYREAMTDRRVWPEDRQSAEGLLRFFLLDQAFDEVEYELSHRPEGLRAPLTGLLRILSNESEAHA
- a CDS encoding maltotransferase domain-containing protein yields the protein MNKTIQTVESAAAGGAFLIEDIYPSIDGGRFAVKRIAGERVDVWADIYRDGHAVIGAALIWRGEQDREWRSEPMIHHGNDRWSGAFTPVEPGQYVYAIEAWTDEFATWSRGVVRKRRAGADVSLDAIEGAGLLTKAHGARQDAAAVIVKQCEDYLQTGDVGSLLAADLGAAMAESQSRPDLTRSQNFPLIVDRDKARFGAWYQMMPRSQSQSPGRHGTLRDCIARVPDIAAMGFDVLYFTPIHPIGRTRRKGRNNAPVATEGDPGSPYAIGTAEGGHDALHPELGTIEDFRALVATCLEYGLELALDFAVQCSPDHPWLTQHPEWFKWRPNRAVRTADDPYSDIVIPDFASVDRAGLWNAFRDAMLFWIDHGVTIFAIDNHDTAPLPFWEWLISDIRRRHPEVILFSKTFARPKLMQGLAKLGFAQSFSYFPWRTAKWELEQYLGELTRYPERDFYRANLFVSTPDLLPYHLQGGEPWAFRSRVALAATLSGSYGIYSGFELLEHDAIPGREEYLDSEKYQIKPRDWDRPGNIKPYIAALNRIRNDNAALQQTENLRFLGVEDGETIAFAKEAADPANAVVAVIALSGHVREVWLPLGDLTIDAGGARRHVTALENLITGEQSRIEWGGIKLRIDPDRDPALLFRCLA
- the malQ gene encoding 4-alpha-glucanotransferase; amino-acid sequence: MDLLAQARIKGVQSEFVDALGKLRVTDPVALKSILEALPEKRVYRFVGGPVVVRALGHPRTELTTIGAPPLQWTLRANGNVIAQGETREPVIAWPASLPLGYHRLTLTDAKGVAEEVPMIVAPERAFGGDFARGWLLAVQLYSVRSDRNWGIGDFTDLADLVRLARQLGADGVGLNPLHVLFDNHPADCSPYSPNSRLFLNPLYIDVEAIPEFSVDLVPDAAATAARLREGDRVPYADMAALKWLGLRAAYNSFVTSASEARRKEFDAFRADRAPLLSRFACFEVLRHRFAGPWWEWPQEWQQPDEAKCAELRNGPDKREVEFVEFVQWTADSQLHAAKELAGQLGMRVGLYLDVAVGVQSNGFDAWNEQMAISRHLAVGAPPDVLNTVGQDWGLAGFNAGGLEAQSFVPFADMLAASMRHAGAIRLDHVLGLKRLYLVPRGFKPDNGAYVQMPFEALLGAVVRESAAHKCIVIGEDLGTVPEGFRETMQDFGIWSYLVMMFERDDAGRFRNADHYRPNALVTLNTHDLCTYAGWRSFSDLKMKRSLGLDPGENDQARWDALGRLDEILRQNGINANDLYSVLAFLSRTPSRLLAVSLEDLLGVIDQPNIPGTIDEHPNWRQRLPVALDKIAAKVDATALKAATRERSLTGGS
- a CDS encoding glycoside hydrolase family 15 protein, which produces MAQRIEDYALIGDCETAALVGRDGSIDWLCWPAFDSDACFAAILGTHKNGRWLIAPGEDITGISRRYLGNTLILETRFETRSGAVALIDFMPPRGKASDIVRLVRGLTGTVKMRMELVIRFGFGVDIPWVRRIDHSLLAVAGQDMTVLRTPVETRGEDLTTVSDFDVKAGETVPFVLTYGPSHLDPPAPIDPEIAFQETEKFWSEWCSRCTRDGEYHDLILRSLITLKALTFAPTGGIVAAPTTSLPEKLGGARNWDYRFCWLRDATFTLLALMNSGYTEEALAWHNWLLRAAAGSPANMQIMYGIWGQRRLLEWEADWLDGYEGAQPVRVGNAAHAQLQLDVYGELIDAFHQSRMAKLKLDDETTWALECAVLNHLAEVWDHPDHGIWERRGQPRHYVFSKVMTWVAFDRGIKSAETFGFKAPLLHWRALREAIHRDVCNRGFDAEENAFVESYGTKLLDASVLLLPAVGFLPAQDPRIRGTIAAVERHLMRDGFVLRHDPREVSEETQPIEGAFLACSLWLADALVLAGDLDKAQALLDRVVGIANDVGLLAEEYDSGARRQTGNFPQALTHIALINTAHNLSAARQESEKPAVQRSK
- a CDS encoding phytanoyl-CoA dioxygenase family protein — protein: MTLGLEQLTFRDDGAQLFRQALTADRLHRLEAVLSHLPPDHAGLRLRDVEGLAPFLAASGDIGCCAASVLGDTCRPVRAILFDKTAATNWALGWHQDRTIAVKARVPVDGFETWSVKSGMQHVEPPFTLLSGMVTLRVHIDPVPASNAPLLIAPGSHKLGRIPEEDVKDVVRHCGTVACLAEPGDVWLYATPVLHASDAAIALMHRRVLQVDFAAGELPCGLEWLGV
- a CDS encoding Cof-type HAD-IIB family hydrolase, with the protein product MTKISLVVSDVDGTLLTKDKTLTERARSAVQRLHKAGIGFTITSSRPAIGMRFLIEPLALWLPIGPFNGSSIVDPEMHPVEQHLIPASAAERSLKILREFGADIWLFTTDKWLIDNPSGKYVAHEEHTIRSAPTIVTDFAPYLTSACKIVGASADAAGLERCEKAMQEALGSAATAVRSQTYYLDITPPGFDKGTFVQAIAKRVGISTDAVATIGDMQNDLAMFRVSGTSIAMGNATDSVKDQATHVTATNEQDGFAEAMEVILKRNAVG